The following coding sequences lie in one Kribbella sp. NBC_00709 genomic window:
- a CDS encoding anthrone oxygenase family protein, with protein MNGLRVASLMAATMTTGLVAGVYAIYANAFMPGLAKTDDKTFVGAFTAVDRAIVNPLFLGLGFVGALLFALLAGLLSLKEKALPWIAVAFVLYLVSMILTVAVNVPLNDALKAAGDPATIDVAAARAAFDEAKWVAFNLVRTILALLSFGLLGWALYLTGKSAAQP; from the coding sequence ATGAACGGACTGCGGGTGGCGTCCCTGATGGCGGCCACGATGACCACCGGCCTGGTGGCCGGCGTCTATGCGATCTATGCGAACGCGTTCATGCCCGGTCTGGCCAAGACCGACGACAAGACGTTCGTCGGGGCGTTCACCGCGGTGGACCGGGCGATCGTGAACCCGCTGTTCCTCGGCCTCGGCTTCGTCGGCGCGCTGCTGTTCGCGCTGCTCGCCGGCCTGCTCAGCCTCAAGGAGAAGGCGCTGCCGTGGATTGCGGTCGCGTTCGTGCTGTACCTGGTCTCGATGATCCTCACGGTGGCGGTGAACGTCCCGCTGAACGACGCGCTGAAGGCCGCCGGCGACCCGGCCACGATCGATGTCGCGGCAGCCCGGGCCGCGTTCGACGAGGCGAAATGGGTGGCCTTCAACCTGGTCCGCACGATCCTCGCCCTACTCTCGTTCGGCCTCCTCGGCTGGGCCCTCTACCTGACCGGAAAGTCCGCCGCCCAGCCGTGA
- a CDS encoding TIGR03936 family radical SAM-associated protein — translation MPPVQAPPSQQLPAVQKLRVRFAKRGRLRFSSHRDFQRAFERAVRRAELPVAFSHGFSPHPKISYAGAAPTGAASEAEYLEISLTHERDADQVRAALDEALPPGLDVLEVVVAGPGSLAEQLEASEWRIALPGVDPEPAAAAVAAFLAREEILVERMTKRGVRSFDCRAAVLRLTVASEPGSVETCAILQVVLRHGTPAVRPDDVLAGVLEVATLTVTGPALLTRLAQGPLTADTGMVEDPLARDRDANQATATGQADPRQTHTAEGDAAAPSVP, via the coding sequence GTGCCACCAGTTCAAGCTCCGCCGTCACAGCAGCTTCCCGCGGTCCAGAAGCTGCGGGTGCGGTTCGCCAAGCGCGGGCGGCTGCGATTCAGCTCACACCGCGACTTCCAGCGGGCGTTCGAGCGCGCTGTCCGGCGCGCCGAGCTGCCGGTGGCGTTCTCGCACGGCTTCAGCCCGCACCCGAAGATCTCGTACGCCGGCGCCGCGCCGACCGGAGCCGCCTCGGAGGCGGAGTACCTGGAGATATCGCTCACACACGAGCGGGACGCCGACCAGGTCAGGGCTGCGCTCGACGAGGCCCTGCCGCCCGGGCTGGACGTGCTCGAGGTGGTCGTCGCCGGGCCCGGGTCGCTGGCCGAGCAACTGGAGGCCAGTGAGTGGCGGATCGCGTTGCCGGGGGTGGATCCGGAGCCGGCCGCGGCAGCGGTGGCGGCGTTCCTGGCCCGGGAGGAAATTCTGGTCGAGCGCATGACCAAACGAGGGGTTCGCTCGTTCGACTGTCGGGCCGCCGTTCTCCGACTCACCGTCGCGAGTGAACCGGGGTCGGTTGAGACGTGTGCGATACTGCAAGTGGTGTTACGGCACGGAACCCCGGCCGTGAGACCCGACGACGTTCTCGCCGGCGTGCTCGAGGTAGCGACGCTCACGGTGACGGGCCCGGCTCTTTTGACCAGGCTCGCCCAGGGCCCGCTCACCGCGGACACCGGCATGGTGGAAGACCCGCTCGCTCGTGACCGCGACGCCAACCAGGCGACCGCGACCGGCCAGGCAGATCCCCGCCAGACGCACACAGCGGAGGGCGACGCCGCCGCTCCCTCTGTGCCCTGA